In Leopardus geoffroyi isolate Oge1 chromosome D1, O.geoffroyi_Oge1_pat1.0, whole genome shotgun sequence, a single window of DNA contains:
- the LOC123600424 gene encoding olfactory receptor 52A1-like translates to MGSTNMSYLNPKTVTLIGIPGLEHVQFWIGFPFLGVCLVAVLGNIFLLIIIPTERSLHQPMYIFLAVLAATDLGLCVAIAPKMLAIFWFGLCSMAFDACLTQLFFIHALQGMESGILLAMAFDRYVAICDPLRHTSILTPLFLVQIVLVVVVRATVLVGILPILLKRLQLFQSVVIVHSYCEHMAVVKLAAEDVHINKSYGLFVAFAILGFDMIFVFISYILIFQAVFRLPQKEARRKAFNTCTAHIVVFLEFYILAFFSFFSHRFGHVSPYVHILLSTIYLLVPPALNPIVYGVKTKEIRMRVAQICILKPDTQK, encoded by the coding sequence ATGGGATCTACCAACATGTCATATCTGAACCCAAAGACTGTGACCCTGATTGGGATCCCTGGACTAGAGCATGTGCAGTTTTGGATCGGATTTCCCTTCCTTGGAGTGTGCCTGGTGGCTGTGCTGGGGAACATCTTCTTGTTAATCATCATCCCTACAGAACGCAGTCTTCACCAACCCATGTACATCTTCCTAGCAGTTTTGGCAGCCACTGACCTAGGTCTCTGTGTAGCCATTGCTCCCAAGATGTTGGCCATCTTCTGGTTTGGCTTGTGCTCCATGGCTTTTGATGCTTGCCTCACTCAGCTCTTCTTTATTCATGCCTTGCAGGGCATGGAATCTGGTATCCTGTTGGCCATGGCCTTTGACCGCTATGTTGCCATCTGTGATCCTCTGAGGCACACATCCATCCTCACACCTCTCTTTCTAGTTCAAATCGTACTGGTGGTAGTAGTCCGGGCAACGGTGCTTGTTGGAATTTTACCCATTCTGCTTAAACGCCTGCAACTTTTCCAATCTGTGGTCATTGTCCATTCCTACTGTGAGCACATGGCTGTGGTCAAGTTGGCTGCAGAAGATGTCCATATTAATAAATCATATGGGCTCTTTGTGGCCTTTGCAATTCTAGGTTTTGACATGATCTTTGTCTTCATCTCCTACATTCTGATATTTCAGGCTGTTTTTCGTCTTCCCCAGAAGGAGGCACGACGCAAAGCATTCAATACTTGTACTGCCCATATTGTTGTCTTCCTGGAGTTTTAtatccttgcctttttttccttcttcagccACCGTTTTGGACATGTATCACCCTATGTTCATATCCTCTTGTCTACCATCTATCTGCTTGTGCCCCCTGCCCTTAACCCCATTGTCTATGGTGTGAAGACCAAGGAGATCCGCATGCGGGTTGCTCAGATTTGTATTCTGAAGCCTGACACCCAGAAGTGA
- the LOC123602465 gene encoding olfactory receptor 52D1-like: MSSCNNSIPQPLTFVLAGIPGLESSHGWFSVPFFLVFVITMIGNAAILCIIWVEKSLHEPVFLLLAMLSVVDLSLVSVTVPRMLGIFWMNAKDISFNACLAQMFFIPSFYVMESGILLAMAFDRFVAVWYPLRYTTILANNILVKVALAVLTRAVAVLTPAPILAKRLESFQTHIISYSYCAYMAVIQIACGDISNHIVYGLMVIVTSVGFDLLFIILSYGLILHAVFRIPSWEAGAKALSTCGSHLCVIALFYSPVVFSVLAQILGYHMAPYIQIIIDNLYFLVPPMANPLIYGARTKQMRERVLRILRVIETKDDI, from the coding sequence ATGTCCTCTTGCAACAACTCCATTCCTCAACCCTTGACATTTGTCCTGGCTGGAATTCCTGGCTTGGAATCTTCCCATGGCtggttctctgtgccttttttcTTGGTATTTGTCATTACAATGATTGGGAATGCCGCCATCTTATGCATCATCTGGGTGGAGAAGAGTCTTCATGAGCCCGTGTTTCTGCTCCTGGCCATGCTGTCTGTTGTTGACCTGTCCCTGGTCAGTGTCACTGTGCCCCGCATGCTAGGGATCTTCTGGATGAATGCCAAAGACATCAGCTTTAATGCCTGCCTCGCACAGATGTTTTTCATCCCTTCATTTTATGTCATGGAGTCTGGGATCCTCCTAGCCATGGCTTTTGACAGATTTGTGGCTGTCTGGTACCCTCTGAGATATACAACCATCCTTGCTAACAACATACTTGTGAAGGTGGCTCTGGCTGTCCTGACAAGGGCAGTGGCAGTGCTGACTCCAGCACCCATCCTGGCAAAAAGACTGGAAAGCTTCCAAACCCACATCATCTCTTACTCCTACTGTGCCTACATGGCTGTGATACAGATAGCCTGTGGGGACATCTCCAACCACATTGTCTATGGCCTCATGGTTATTGTAACATCTGTGggatttgatttgctttttatcATTCTGTCCTATGGGCTGATCCTTCATGCTGTCTTTCGGATCCCCTCTTGGGAGGCAGGGGCCAAAGCTCTCAGTACATGTGGCTCCCATCTTTGTGTCATAGCTCTCTTTTATTCTCCTGTTGTCTTCTCTGTCCTGGCCCAGATTTTAGGCTACCATATGGCTCCCTATATCCAGATTATCATTGACAACCTCTACTTCCTAGTGCCTCCCATGGCCAACCCCTTGATTTATGGAGCCCGGACTAAGCAAATGCGGGAGCGGGTACTACGGATCCTCCGAGTCATAGAAACTAAGGATGATATCTGA
- the LOC123602466 gene encoding olfactory receptor 52D1-like, with amino-acid sequence MGPANKSQTSPDTFLLMGIPGLEHLHIWIGIPFCSMYMVAVVGNVTILAVVRAERSLHEPMFLFLCMLSITDLVLSTSTLPRMLCLFWLGARDIAFDACLAQMFFIHSFTAMESGFFLAMAFDRYVAICHPLHHTTILTHARIAKMGASVVLRGVAFFSPHPILLRQLPYCRTRVITHTYCEFMAVVKLACVDTGATKRYSLSVASVIGSCDGFFIAVSYALILRAVFRLPSREASFKALGTCGSHVCVILVFYSTAVFTFLTHRFGHNVAPQIHIFIANMYLLVPPFLNPIVYGIRTKKIRDHVLSSLKVKVT; translated from the coding sequence ATGGGACCAGCCAATAAATCTCAAACATCTCCAGACACCTTCTTGCTGATGGGCATCCCAGGACTAGAGCACCTGCATATCTGGATTGGGATTCCCTTCTGCTCCATGTACATGGTGGCTGTGGTGGGGAATGTGACCATCCTGGCCGTGGTGAGGGCAGAGCGGAGTCTCCATGAGCCTATGTTCCTCTTTCTGTGCATGCTCTCCATCACTGACCTGGTCCTCTCCACATCTACACTGCctcgcatgctctgtctcttctggcTTGGAGCACGTGACATTGCCTTTGATGCTTGCCTGGCTCAAATGTTCTTCATCCATAGCTTTACTGCTATGGAATCAGGTTTTTTCCTGGCCATGGCCTTTGACCGTTACGTGGCCATTTGTCATCCGCTGCACCATACCACGATTCTCACCCATGCTCGCATTGCCAAAATGGGAGCTTCTGTGGTACTCCGGGGAGTGGCcttcttttccccacatcctaTCCTGCTCAGGCAGCTGCCCTACTGCAGAACACGAGTCATTACCCACACCTACTGTGAGTTCATGGCCGTGGTGAAGCTGGCATGTGTGGACACAGGAGCTACCAAACGTTACAGCCTCAGTGTAGCCTCTGTCATTGGTTCCTGCGATGGCTTTTTCATTGCTGTCTCTTATGCCCTAATCCTCCGTGCAGTCTTTCGCCTTCCATCACGGGAAGCAAGTTTTAAAGCTCTAGGAACCTGTGGCTCTCATGTCTGTGTCATCCTTGTTTTCTACTCCACAGCTGTCTTTACCTTCCTCACTCACCGCTTTGGCCACAATGtggccccccaaattcatatctttATTGCCAATATGTACCTTCTGGTACCACCTTTCCTTAACCCCATTGTTTATGGTATTAGAACCAAAAAAATTCGAGACCATGTCCTTAGTTCTCTAAAGGTAAAAGTCACTTGA